From Candidatus Binatus sp., the proteins below share one genomic window:
- a CDS encoding aromatic ring-hydroxylating dioxygenase subunit alpha, which yields MDKSTESYIIDDQDAGLFRVNRRAFTDPECLQEERRRIFDKCWIYVGHESEVPHAGDYRSRNAAGRPMILVRGDDSVARVLLNTCTHRGAMVCRQNSGNAKTFQCPYHAWTYNSRGQLVGVPGEDSYSDAFKRDDLGLAAPPQVDNYRGFIFACFDPAAESLYDYLAGAREYLDLVADQSELGMKIVAGQQSYSARANWKLLMENSYDGYHGLPTHQRYFSFLSDIGIDFKGNNLGAPVRQKTVDLGNGHAVLEYQSAWGRPIAHWVPPFGEHRKEHFEQLRRRFDDRFGPERARRICETSRNLGIFPNLVINDIMAITVRTFFPVSPDYMEVNAWALAPIEESAADSKLRLDNFLTFLGPGGFATPDDVEMLESCQRGFANREVAWSDISRGMKREHPSITDELQMRAFWRRWNQLMTTPQIRRARKAA from the coding sequence ATGGACAAATCAACTGAGAGCTACATCATCGACGATCAGGACGCGGGACTGTTTCGGGTGAATCGCCGCGCGTTCACCGATCCTGAATGCCTGCAGGAGGAACGGCGGCGGATTTTCGACAAGTGCTGGATTTACGTTGGGCACGAGTCCGAGGTGCCGCATGCCGGCGACTATCGATCGCGCAACGCGGCGGGCCGTCCGATGATCCTGGTGCGCGGCGATGACAGCGTGGCGCGCGTCCTGCTGAATACCTGCACGCATCGCGGCGCGATGGTCTGTCGCCAGAATTCCGGCAACGCGAAAACATTTCAATGCCCGTATCACGCATGGACTTACAATTCGCGCGGGCAATTGGTCGGAGTACCGGGCGAAGATTCATACAGCGACGCGTTCAAGCGCGACGACCTGGGCCTGGCGGCGCCGCCGCAGGTGGACAATTATCGCGGCTTCATTTTCGCGTGCTTCGATCCGGCGGCGGAGAGTCTCTACGACTATCTGGCGGGCGCGCGCGAGTACCTCGACCTCGTGGCGGATCAATCCGAACTGGGGATGAAAATCGTCGCGGGGCAGCAGTCGTACAGCGCGCGCGCCAACTGGAAATTGCTGATGGAGAACAGTTACGACGGCTATCACGGATTGCCGACGCATCAGCGCTACTTCAGTTTTCTGAGTGACATCGGCATCGATTTCAAGGGCAACAATCTTGGGGCGCCAGTGCGGCAAAAGACCGTCGATCTTGGCAACGGGCACGCCGTGCTCGAGTATCAGAGCGCATGGGGACGACCGATCGCGCACTGGGTTCCGCCATTCGGGGAGCATCGCAAGGAACATTTTGAGCAGTTGCGGCGAAGATTCGACGATCGATTTGGTCCGGAGCGCGCGCGGCGAATTTGCGAGACCAGCCGCAACCTCGGAATTTTTCCGAATCTCGTGATCAACGACATCATGGCGATCACCGTCCGCACCTTTTTCCCCGTTTCGCCCGATTACATGGAGGTCAATGCGTGGGCGCTGGCGCCGATCGAGGAGAGCGCGGCGGACTCGAAGCTGCGGCTGGACAACTTTCTTACGTTCCTCGGGCCCGGTGGATTTGCGACGCCCGACGACGTCGAAATGCTCGAATCGTGTCAGCGCGGTTTTGCCAATCGCGAGGTCGCGTGGTCCGACATCTCGCGCGGGATGAAGCGGGAGCATCCGTCTATCACCGACGAATTGCAGATGCGCGCGTTCTGGCGTCGATGGAATCAACTGATGACAACACCGCAGATACGGCGCGCGAGGAAAGCGGCATGA
- a CDS encoding CaiB/BaiF CoA-transferase family protein, whose protein sequence is MNNEILGGVRVLDFTTIVSGPYCTRLLADLGAEVIKIEPPEGDFIRTQPPLRNGKSAYFAHLNCGKKSIALDFRESEAIALIRELAAKSDVVVENFRPGVMQRLGLDYAALAAGNPRLVYCSISGFGQRGPWATRSAYAPMLHAASGFDLVNLSYQNGLERPLNTGIYVGDVLGGTHAFGAIQSALLARERSGRGDCIDLSMMDGVLGMLIYEFQEAQFPQKKRANTFQPTRAKDGFIMIAAVKPNNFEALARAVGHPEWMTDPRFGTAKGRSENWAEFMSMLDEWASNRTAEECESILTAGNVPCSRYFTVREALQAEHLAQRGSFSVIDDGAGTLKVPNPAFKFDNAEARARNYVPALGADNADVLADVLGYSKDRIATLYSKRILRDDREHA, encoded by the coding sequence TTGAACAATGAAATTCTAGGCGGGGTGCGAGTGCTCGATTTTACGACGATCGTGTCGGGACCGTATTGCACGCGCTTGCTCGCGGACCTTGGCGCGGAGGTGATCAAGATCGAGCCGCCCGAGGGCGACTTTATCCGGACGCAACCGCCGCTGCGCAATGGCAAGAGCGCGTATTTTGCGCATCTCAATTGCGGCAAGAAAAGTATCGCGCTCGATTTTCGCGAGAGCGAGGCGATCGCGCTGATTCGCGAACTCGCGGCGAAATCAGATGTCGTCGTCGAAAATTTCCGGCCCGGCGTGATGCAACGGCTCGGCCTCGATTACGCGGCGCTTGCGGCTGGTAATCCGCGCCTCGTGTACTGCTCGATCTCGGGCTTCGGCCAGCGTGGACCGTGGGCGACGCGCTCCGCATACGCGCCGATGCTGCACGCGGCGAGCGGCTTCGACCTGGTCAACCTCTCGTATCAAAATGGACTCGAGCGCCCGCTCAACACCGGTATCTATGTTGGCGACGTGCTCGGCGGGACGCACGCGTTCGGCGCGATTCAGTCCGCGTTGCTGGCGCGCGAGCGCAGCGGCCGCGGCGATTGCATCGATCTGTCGATGATGGACGGCGTGCTCGGGATGCTCATCTACGAATTTCAGGAGGCGCAGTTTCCGCAGAAAAAGCGCGCCAATACGTTTCAGCCGACCCGCGCCAAGGACGGATTCATCATGATCGCGGCGGTCAAGCCGAACAATTTCGAGGCGCTGGCGCGCGCGGTCGGGCATCCGGAATGGATGACGGATCCGCGCTTCGGCACCGCGAAAGGACGAAGCGAAAATTGGGCGGAGTTCATGTCGATGCTCGACGAGTGGGCCTCGAATCGAACTGCCGAAGAGTGCGAATCGATTCTCACTGCGGGCAATGTTCCGTGCTCGCGATACTTCACCGTGCGCGAGGCGCTGCAGGCGGAACACCTCGCGCAGCGCGGTTCATTCAGCGTGATCGATGACGGAGCAGGAACTCTCAAGGTTCCGAATCCGGCGTTCAAATTCGATAATGCAGAGGCGCGAGCGCGCAACTATGTGCCGGCGCTCGGCGCTGACAACGCAGATGTTCTTGCGGACGTTTTGGGGTATTCAAAAGATCGGATCGCGACGCTGTACAGCAAACGGATTCTTCGCGACGATCGCGAACACGCTTGA
- a CDS encoding cyclase family protein, producing MAQKLTPADVKGMFEKLSNWGRWGKDDQRGALNFITDAKRAAAAKLVQTGQTVSMALPLATIPAPDNPTPVTHLMVQAGFDSREMDLPYAGDYFAIAPHGTANTHLDALCHVFWDNKMYNGFDASEVGSHGAKKCAIDVTRDGIVSRGVLLDIPRLKKVEWLEPGTAIQPEDLDAAEKAQSVRVQEGDVLMVRTGRAGRRKVKGGWDAFKEGLPGLDASCLPWLHDRKIAILGSDAVSDVVPSGYAGVPLPVHVGTLVAMGIHLIDNADLDAVSVACGDLNRYEFLFTMAPLILERGTASPVNPLAIF from the coding sequence ATGGCGCAAAAACTCACGCCCGCCGATGTGAAGGGGATGTTCGAGAAACTCAGCAACTGGGGCCGCTGGGGCAAGGACGATCAACGCGGCGCGCTCAATTTCATCACCGATGCGAAGCGCGCGGCCGCCGCCAAACTGGTGCAGACCGGACAGACCGTCTCGATGGCGCTGCCGCTGGCGACGATCCCCGCGCCCGACAATCCCACGCCGGTGACGCATCTGATGGTGCAGGCAGGCTTCGATTCGCGCGAGATGGATTTGCCCTACGCCGGCGACTACTTTGCGATCGCGCCGCACGGGACGGCCAACACTCATCTCGACGCGCTCTGCCACGTGTTCTGGGACAACAAGATGTACAACGGCTTCGATGCGAGCGAAGTGGGATCGCACGGCGCCAAGAAATGCGCGATTGACGTCACTCGCGACGGCATCGTCAGTCGCGGCGTCCTGCTCGACATCCCGCGGCTTAAGAAAGTCGAATGGCTCGAGCCCGGCACCGCGATTCAGCCTGAGGATCTCGACGCCGCCGAAAAAGCGCAGAGCGTCCGCGTCCAGGAGGGCGACGTGCTGATGGTGCGCACCGGCCGCGCCGGTCGCCGCAAGGTCAAAGGCGGCTGGGACGCATTCAAGGAAGGTCTCCCCGGCCTCGACGCGAGTTGTCTGCCATGGCTGCACGATCGCAAGATCGCGATCCTCGGCAGCGATGCGGTCAGCGACGTGGTGCCGTCGGGCTATGCCGGCGTTCCGCTGCCGGTCCATGTCGGCACGCTGGTCGCGATGGGCATCCATCTGATCGACAACGCCGACCTCGACGCGGTCTCGGTCGCGTGCGGCGATCTGAATCGCTATGAGTTCCTGTTCACGATGGCGCCGCTCATCCTCGAGCGGGGAACTGCATCGCCGGTGAATCCGCTCGCGATCTTCTAG
- a CDS encoding amidohydrolase family protein: protein MKTEVLVIDCDGHILEPPDLWEKYIDPKYRDRAMRIRVGDDGFEYLEIDRKRAKMTQPGVLGSLGGMGKRVEEANKLRESAMRGETKPEQVRMMQPKPEDTYLKGAAFGTMVMKDRLELLAQEGMEKALLYPTIGLLWEAELFDAELSAAYCRAYNRWIADFCRDSGGKLIPIAHLSLGDPEEAARELERAVKDGCKGAFVCPFTITRVPHGDSKHDSVFATAQDLDVPLAIHPTFEPPSFGIHHRYDRFQWAAWYYDLFAGQGVQHAFGTFFQLGVFDRFPKLKVVVLEAQAGWIGYFLDRADAIFHGTTLGATVRLKEKPSYYFKRSCYISADPDERTIAAMMGIVGEDKFFWASDYPHPDHPGNYLEELKGLIAPMNDSGRRAILGENVAHAYKLM, encoded by the coding sequence ATGAAGACTGAAGTACTAGTGATCGATTGCGATGGACACATCCTCGAGCCGCCCGACCTTTGGGAGAAGTATATCGATCCTAAGTATCGCGACCGCGCGATGCGTATCAGGGTCGGCGATGACGGCTTCGAGTATCTCGAGATCGATCGCAAGCGCGCCAAGATGACGCAACCCGGAGTGCTGGGCTCGCTCGGCGGGATGGGCAAGCGCGTCGAAGAGGCCAACAAGCTGCGCGAAAGCGCGATGCGCGGTGAGACCAAGCCCGAGCAAGTCCGCATGATGCAGCCCAAGCCCGAGGATACTTATCTCAAAGGTGCGGCGTTCGGCACGATGGTTATGAAAGACCGGCTTGAACTGCTCGCGCAGGAAGGGATGGAAAAGGCGCTTCTATATCCTACCATCGGGCTGCTGTGGGAAGCGGAACTCTTCGACGCCGAACTATCGGCCGCCTATTGCCGCGCCTATAATCGCTGGATCGCGGATTTCTGCCGCGACTCGGGTGGCAAGCTGATCCCGATCGCGCACCTATCGCTCGGCGATCCGGAAGAAGCCGCGCGCGAGCTTGAGCGGGCAGTCAAGGATGGATGCAAGGGCGCTTTCGTATGCCCTTTCACCATCACGCGCGTCCCGCACGGCGACAGCAAGCACGATAGCGTGTTTGCCACCGCGCAGGACCTCGACGTTCCGCTCGCGATCCATCCGACTTTCGAGCCCCCCAGCTTCGGCATCCATCATCGTTACGATCGTTTCCAGTGGGCTGCCTGGTACTACGATCTCTTTGCAGGCCAGGGAGTCCAGCACGCCTTTGGCACCTTCTTCCAGCTTGGCGTGTTCGATCGATTCCCGAAGCTGAAGGTAGTGGTGCTCGAAGCGCAGGCCGGATGGATAGGCTACTTCCTCGATCGAGCCGACGCTATCTTCCACGGCACCACTCTCGGCGCCACCGTTCGGCTCAAGGAAAAGCCCTCATACTACTTCAAGCGCTCATGCTACATCTCGGCTGATCCCGATGAGCGCACGATAGCTGCTATGATGGGAATCGTTGGCGAAGACAAGTTTTTCTGGGCGTCCGACTATCCGCATCCCGATCACCCGGGCAACTATCTCGAGGAGTTGAAAGGCCTGATCGCGCCAATGAACGACTCGGGTCGTCGCGCGATCCTCGGCGAGAACGTCGCGCATGCGTATAAACTGATGTAA
- a CDS encoding FadR/GntR family transcriptional regulator, producing MVEPMEHKRNAIVKRETLPPTAIDRRAKVRAGSRTNGRVQFKRIRSVRAFEEIVDQIRGEVSNRRLRAGDRLPPERALAAQFGVSRNTLREALRSLENAGLLRLQTGASGGAFVKEATGDAIVTGLRDMFNLGAIRPEDLTEARVMIESIAVRTACERATRDDIDAMKANIASAERAAREKIDFYDQAAIHLDFHRIIARATKNPVMAIVMEALIDVMRHFIEAIGQKQNPWVIPSRRRFIKHFEAGESDAAVAEMEAHLERLNRRYLSLVRKNSRAEAAIEQ from the coding sequence ATGGTTGAACCAATGGAGCATAAGCGCAACGCGATTGTCAAGCGAGAAACTCTGCCGCCGACCGCGATAGATCGCCGCGCCAAGGTTCGCGCGGGTTCGCGAACGAACGGCCGCGTGCAATTCAAGCGCATCCGAAGCGTGCGCGCGTTCGAGGAGATCGTCGATCAGATTCGCGGCGAAGTGTCGAATCGGCGGCTAAGAGCAGGCGACCGGCTTCCGCCCGAGCGAGCGCTCGCCGCGCAGTTCGGAGTCTCGCGCAACACGCTGCGGGAGGCGCTGCGATCGCTCGAAAATGCGGGACTGCTGCGACTGCAGACTGGAGCAAGCGGCGGCGCGTTCGTGAAAGAGGCGACGGGCGACGCGATCGTCACCGGACTTCGCGACATGTTCAACCTGGGCGCGATCCGGCCGGAGGATTTGACCGAGGCGCGCGTGATGATCGAATCGATCGCGGTGCGGACGGCGTGCGAGCGCGCGACGCGGGACGACATCGACGCGATGAAGGCGAACATTGCGTCGGCGGAAAGAGCGGCGCGCGAAAAAATTGACTTTTACGATCAAGCGGCGATTCATCTGGATTTTCATCGCATCATCGCGCGCGCGACGAAAAATCCGGTGATGGCGATCGTGATGGAGGCGCTGATCGACGTGATGCGGCACTTCATCGAGGCGATCGGACAAAAACAAAATCCGTGGGTGATTCCGTCGCGTCGCCGATTTATCAAACACTTCGAAGCGGGCGAGAGCGATGCGGCGGTGGCGGAAATGGAGGCGCATCTGGAGCGCCTGAATCGCCGCTATTTGTCGCTGGTGAGAAAGAACAGTCGCGCCGAGGCCGCCATTGAACAATGA
- a CDS encoding acyl-CoA dehydrogenase family protein yields MISFELSEEQQLAQSMARTLAADALRPAARDADERETIPKSILDEIWATGIVQSQADSASDAAGRSCTLNALLLEELAVADAAFAIAAAAPIGFLSAIASQGSAAQKKNLLPLFEGDHYRCAAVAIMEPDFAFDVSAIRTAAIKTRDGYRLSGIKGLVPLTNQCSHFLVIARCDGNAEAFIVDRNAKGVVVGEKKPNIGLRALEMATVSFNDVELSASARLGESAGCDVQRIVDSARTALSAVMTGTSRAVMEFVMPYTKERIVHGDALAKKQTIAFRLADMRIETDAMRWMTWKAASILEQGGAATRQAQLAYTYAAEQAMWIADEGVQMLGGHGYLRDNPVEMWYCDARTVSVLEGAVGV; encoded by the coding sequence GTGATCTCTTTTGAACTGTCCGAAGAACAGCAGCTCGCCCAATCGATGGCGCGGACCCTCGCCGCCGACGCGCTCCGGCCCGCCGCGCGCGACGCCGACGAGCGCGAGACAATTCCGAAATCGATTCTCGACGAAATCTGGGCGACCGGAATCGTCCAATCGCAAGCCGACTCGGCGTCAGACGCTGCCGGCCGCTCGTGCACGCTAAATGCGCTGCTGCTCGAAGAGCTGGCCGTGGCGGACGCCGCTTTCGCGATTGCCGCCGCCGCGCCGATCGGATTTCTCAGCGCGATCGCCTCGCAAGGCTCGGCCGCGCAGAAGAAAAATCTGCTCCCGCTCTTTGAAGGCGACCACTATCGATGCGCCGCCGTCGCGATCATGGAGCCCGATTTCGCCTTCGACGTTTCCGCGATCCGCACCGCCGCGATCAAAACCCGCGACGGCTACCGACTGTCCGGAATCAAAGGACTGGTTCCGCTCACAAATCAGTGCAGCCATTTTCTCGTGATCGCGCGCTGCGACGGAAACGCCGAAGCGTTCATCGTCGATCGTAATGCGAAGGGCGTAGTCGTCGGCGAGAAAAAGCCCAACATCGGACTTCGCGCGCTCGAGATGGCGACCGTGAGTTTCAACGATGTCGAACTCAGCGCGAGCGCCCGCCTCGGCGAAAGCGCCGGATGCGACGTTCAGCGCATCGTCGATTCCGCGCGCACCGCGCTCTCCGCAGTCATGACTGGCACCAGCCGCGCCGTGATGGAATTCGTGATGCCCTACACCAAGGAGCGCATCGTACACGGCGATGCGCTCGCGAAGAAACAGACGATCGCGTTCCGCCTCGCCGATATGCGGATCGAAACCGACGCGATGCGCTGGATGACGTGGAAGGCCGCGTCGATTCTCGAGCAGGGCGGCGCCGCCACTCGCCAGGCGCAACTCGCATACACCTACGCCGCGGAGCAGGCGATGTGGATCGCCGACGAAGGCGTGCAGATGCTCGGCGGTCACGGCTACCTGCGCGACAACCCGGTCGAGATGTGGTACTGCGACGCGCGCACCGTATCGGTGCTCGAAGGTGCAGTCGGAGTTTGA
- a CDS encoding amidohydrolase family protein produces the protein MDVIDMHNHFVAPAVIDFLAREGKHFATRIVERDGRRFFLIHESAMRPIDGAISDASLRIADMDREGVTAQAISCVPFLMYPDVEADCGLAIAQVNNDAMAALASSDPAHFVPLASVPMQNPATAAKELERAAKLGLRGVEIPPKVVERQLDEADFEVFWEAAETLEMAVCIHPFEAAPTGALARYFLGNLVGNLYDTGLAAALLIYGGVLERHPKLKIVLYHGGGALPALVGRLDMGYRLVPECRNAIPRPPSTYVPQFHFDIIAHNRAMLGHLVSTYGAERFVVGSDYPLPAGLAHPVEEVKALGLSSADEEKILVANARKLLRLGN, from the coding sequence ATGGACGTCATCGATATGCACAATCACTTCGTCGCGCCCGCGGTGATCGATTTTCTCGCGCGTGAAGGCAAGCACTTTGCGACCAGGATCGTCGAGCGCGACGGCCGGCGATTTTTCCTGATTCATGAGAGCGCGATGCGTCCAATCGATGGCGCGATCTCCGACGCGAGCTTGCGCATCGCGGACATGGATCGCGAAGGCGTCACCGCGCAGGCGATTTCGTGCGTGCCATTCCTGATGTATCCCGACGTCGAGGCGGATTGCGGACTTGCGATCGCGCAGGTCAACAACGATGCAATGGCGGCGCTGGCGTCGAGCGATCCGGCGCACTTCGTGCCGCTGGCGTCGGTGCCGATGCAAAATCCGGCGACTGCGGCAAAGGAACTCGAGCGAGCGGCAAAACTGGGACTGCGCGGCGTCGAGATTCCGCCGAAGGTCGTTGAACGTCAGCTCGACGAAGCGGATTTCGAAGTGTTCTGGGAAGCGGCTGAGACGCTCGAGATGGCGGTCTGCATCCATCCGTTCGAAGCAGCGCCGACTGGCGCGCTCGCGCGATACTTTCTCGGCAACCTGGTCGGCAATCTATACGACACCGGCCTGGCTGCGGCGCTGCTGATTTATGGCGGAGTGCTGGAGCGTCATCCGAAGCTCAAAATAGTGCTGTATCACGGGGGCGGCGCGCTGCCGGCGTTGGTCGGGCGGCTCGACATGGGATATCGATTGGTGCCGGAGTGCCGCAACGCGATTCCGCGCCCGCCATCGACTTATGTTCCGCAATTTCACTTCGACATCATCGCGCACAATCGAGCGATGCTAGGTCACTTGGTGAGCACCTATGGCGCCGAGCGGTTTGTAGTTGGCAGCGACTATCCGCTGCCCGCCGGACTGGCTCATCCGGTCGAGGAAGTCAAAGCACTTGGACTTAGCAGCGCGGACGAAGAGAAGATCCTGGTTGCCAACGCGCGCAAGCTGCTGCGTCTAGGCAACTAG
- a CDS encoding SDR family NAD(P)-dependent oxidoreductase, translating into MKLKEKVAVVTGTSANIGGGIAEGLAAEGAALVCVDAREENSADCARYINGSGGRAIAATCDVTDERQVIAAIGAARESFGGIDILVNSAAIFNKKGVLDMPLAEWHRQIEIILTGAFLFTKHAARLMIEQGRKGSIINIISTAGHQGEPNNIAYCTAKSGLLNFTRSAAMELVAHGIRVNSLTPTATDPAESFERAARWGRKVQSAEAITRAFEPFRKGVPMQKLPKPSDYGQAAAFLASDDAAMITGTDLRVDAGAIARYWAWNPSDK; encoded by the coding sequence ATGAAACTCAAAGAAAAAGTCGCAGTGGTTACCGGAACCAGCGCGAATATCGGCGGCGGTATCGCGGAAGGACTCGCGGCCGAGGGCGCAGCGCTGGTGTGCGTCGATGCGCGCGAAGAGAATTCCGCAGATTGTGCGCGCTACATCAATGGCAGCGGCGGCAGAGCGATCGCCGCGACGTGCGACGTCACCGACGAGCGCCAGGTGATCGCGGCGATCGGCGCGGCGCGCGAATCGTTCGGCGGAATCGACATCCTGGTGAACAGCGCGGCGATCTTCAACAAGAAAGGCGTGCTCGACATGCCGCTCGCCGAATGGCATCGACAGATCGAAATTATTCTCACCGGCGCGTTCCTGTTCACGAAGCACGCGGCCAGGTTAATGATCGAGCAGGGGCGCAAGGGGAGCATCATCAATATCATTTCGACCGCGGGGCATCAGGGCGAGCCGAACAACATCGCGTATTGCACGGCCAAGAGCGGGCTTTTGAATTTTACGCGATCGGCCGCGATGGAATTGGTCGCGCACGGCATCCGCGTGAACAGCCTGACGCCGACGGCGACCGACCCGGCGGAATCTTTCGAGCGCGCCGCGCGATGGGGTCGCAAGGTGCAGAGCGCGGAGGCGATCACGCGCGCGTTCGAGCCGTTTCGCAAGGGCGTGCCGATGCAGAAATTGCCGAAGCCGAGCGACTACGGACAGGCCGCGGCATTTCTCGCGTCGGACGATGCGGCAATGATCACCGGCACGGATTTGCGCGTCGATGCGGGCGCGATCGCGCGTTATTGGGCATGGAATCCATCTGACAAGTAG
- a CDS encoding aromatic-ring-hydroxylating dioxygenase subunit beta has protein sequence MSATELPSRQQVEDLLYKEAALLDEWRLEEWLELLAEDAIYEIPPTDVPEGDSRNTLFIVADDAVRIRSRVKQLLGKSAWAENPHSRTRRMIANVRVLGSDGENILVTANFAVHRMRYESVDTYIGHYDYKLLRRGNDLRIRERRVILDNEALRPHGKISFIL, from the coding sequence ATGAGCGCGACCGAACTTCCAAGCCGCCAGCAAGTCGAAGACCTGCTATACAAGGAAGCGGCGCTGCTCGACGAGTGGCGGCTCGAGGAGTGGCTCGAACTTCTCGCCGAGGATGCGATCTACGAAATCCCGCCGACCGACGTTCCGGAAGGGGATTCGCGCAACACGCTCTTCATAGTCGCCGACGATGCGGTGCGAATCCGTTCGCGCGTGAAGCAGTTGCTCGGCAAATCAGCGTGGGCCGAGAATCCGCACTCGCGGACGCGGCGCATGATCGCCAATGTGCGCGTGCTCGGCTCCGACGGTGAGAACATCCTCGTGACGGCGAACTTCGCGGTGCATCGGATGCGCTACGAATCGGTCGATACGTACATCGGGCACTACGATTACAAGCTGCTGCGGCGCGGCAATGATCTCAGAATCCGCGAGCGGCGCGTGATTCTCGACAACGAGGCGCTGCGTCCGCACGGGAAAATCAGCTTCATCCTGTAG
- a CDS encoding acyl-CoA dehydrogenase family protein: MIDFELTTADQEILKLAHEQALIGQRYARYYDQHEDELPPAEFPEAANLPNLTRLAEEGVSGSSGPRILHSLVILETYGGIDLHRARWGLGNTVLKTVATPAQFDKWKDHTISIAITEPGAGSDPANIRTTATFDRETGEWIINGEKIFISQAESADAAMVFSRFIAPDGSRGMTTFLVEKGTPGFTVGPQLKKLGIRSHDTCNLLFDNCRIPEFNHIKGDFKSTMSVFNDSRPMVGAMALGVARAALDFTREKYTERGLEIDYRGGLRSRSALVDRFIRLEAIYEAALLTVLRSKWLEQQDVPPKVEASIAKAAGGKAARRITQGCIDLLGPEALSEDHPLDRCFRDGRIFDIYEGAGEIQRLIIARAILGYTGRDLR; the protein is encoded by the coding sequence ATGATAGATTTTGAACTCACTACCGCCGATCAGGAAATTCTGAAACTGGCCCATGAGCAGGCGCTGATTGGACAGCGCTACGCGCGCTACTACGATCAGCACGAGGACGAGCTTCCTCCCGCCGAATTTCCCGAGGCCGCAAATCTTCCAAACCTGACCCGCCTCGCCGAGGAAGGAGTAAGCGGTAGCAGTGGCCCGCGAATCCTTCACTCACTGGTGATCCTCGAGACCTACGGCGGTATTGACTTGCACCGCGCCAGATGGGGCCTCGGCAACACGGTGCTCAAAACCGTCGCGACGCCCGCCCAATTCGACAAGTGGAAAGACCACACTATTTCCATCGCGATCACCGAACCCGGCGCCGGCTCCGATCCCGCAAATATTCGCACGACTGCGACCTTCGATCGCGAGACCGGCGAATGGATCATCAACGGCGAGAAAATTTTCATCTCGCAGGCGGAGTCCGCCGACGCCGCGATGGTCTTCTCACGCTTCATCGCGCCCGACGGCAGCCGCGGCATGACGACCTTCCTGGTCGAGAAAGGCACGCCCGGTTTCACCGTCGGCCCGCAGCTCAAGAAACTCGGCATCCGCTCGCACGACACCTGCAACCTGCTGTTCGACAACTGCCGCATCCCGGAATTCAACCACATCAAAGGTGATTTCAAATCGACGATGTCGGTATTCAACGACTCGCGCCCGATGGTCGGTGCGATGGCGCTCGGCGTGGCGCGCGCGGCGCTGGATTTCACGCGCGAGAAGTACACCGAACGCGGCCTCGAGATCGACTATCGCGGCGGCTTGCGAAGCCGCTCGGCCCTGGTCGATCGGTTCATCCGCCTCGAGGCGATCTACGAAGCTGCATTGCTGACGGTGCTGCGCTCCAAGTGGCTCGAGCAACAGGACGTACCGCCCAAGGTCGAAGCGTCGATCGCGAAAGCGGCTGGCGGCAAGGCTGCCCGAAGGATCACGCAAGGATGCATCGATTTGCTCGGCCCCGAGGCGCTCTCGGAGGATCATCCGCTCGATCGATGCTTCCGCGATGGCCGCATCTTCGACATCTATGAAGGCGCGGGCGAGATCCAGCGGCTGATCATCGCGCGCGCGATTCTGGGCTACACGGGTCGCGATTTGCGCTAA